A genome region from Arachis duranensis cultivar V14167 chromosome 6, aradu.V14167.gnm2.J7QH, whole genome shotgun sequence includes the following:
- the LOC107493946 gene encoding uncharacterized protein LOC107493946 gives MRLLMSSSDQHDGEMKKFSNWILDVRNRNIGSTIGDESKVEISDDLLITTTNDPLSHLVDFAYPNLLQNICHITGMKNEYLSSDTTSQVDENEDVQQEWFIPEFLNDIKCSRLSNHKLTLKPGVAVMLLRNID, from the exons ATGAGGCTTCTAATGTCTTCTTCAGATCAACATGATGGTGAAATGAAGAAATTTTCTAATTGGATACTTGATGTTAGAAATAGAAATATTGGTTCTACTATTGGTGATGAGTCAAAAGTTGAAATTTCAGATGATCTGCTGATTACAACTACTAATGATCCTCTCTCTCATTTGGTAGACTTTGCATATCCAAATTTGTTGCAAAATATATGTCATATTACAG GGATGAAAAATGAGTATCTAAGTTCTGACACAACATCTCAAGTTGATGAGAATGAAGATGTACAACAAGAGTGGTTCATACCAGAGTTCCTAAATGACATCAAATGTTCGAGACTATCCAACCACAAATTGACTTTGAAGCCAGGAGTTGCTGTAATGCTACTGCGAAACATAGACTAG